In Flavobacterium sp. N1736, the following are encoded in one genomic region:
- a CDS encoding phage tail sheath family protein, with amino-acid sequence MNLSTIQTPGVYIQELNAFPNSVVAVATAVPAFIGYTPQASYEGKSYTNVPVRITSFSDFQAFFCLPDPPAPASPSKQYTPEYYLVQQKSQPLKGDYMLINGSFYSIVPDPNTVYYLYNSVRLFYENGGGDAYIVSVGSYGAASKKPMTPGTPLVNPNVQLNDLSNGLSLLLNEPEPTMYICPEATLLSLENNGTLMQEMLLQSTKMQTAMCLFDIIGGDDPDPILYTQDIANFRMNTGSVGLNYGMAYYPFIGTTIMQNSDIDYTNLFGGDIKQLEPIINPPSAPNAAVASILASIQNPDSTLTVTQNNNALMIASPIYGLILKHILSDANILPPSGAMAGVITTVDNAVGPWQAPANTSIVGAGSLPISISESQQANLNVDAVSGKSINAIRLFNGLGILIWGSRTLDGNSQDWRYIPVRRTMIFLEQSCKLAAQAYVFQPNDKNTWEAVIAMISSFLTSIWKQGGLQGASASDAFSVACGLGSTMTGDDILNGFMNVTVKVAVVHPAEFIVLTFQQQMATSS; translated from the coding sequence ATGAATTTATCTACCATCCAAACACCTGGTGTGTATATTCAGGAATTAAATGCTTTTCCAAATTCGGTTGTGGCAGTTGCTACAGCGGTACCGGCATTTATTGGATACACACCACAAGCCTCCTACGAGGGAAAATCGTACACGAACGTACCGGTACGAATCACATCGTTCTCTGATTTTCAGGCATTCTTTTGTTTACCGGATCCTCCAGCACCTGCGAGCCCAAGTAAACAATATACGCCTGAATATTATTTAGTACAGCAAAAAAGTCAGCCCCTAAAAGGCGATTATATGCTGATCAACGGATCATTTTACTCGATTGTGCCAGATCCAAACACCGTTTATTATTTGTACAATAGTGTGAGGCTTTTTTACGAAAATGGCGGCGGCGACGCTTACATTGTATCTGTTGGAAGTTATGGTGCCGCATCAAAAAAACCAATGACACCGGGAACTCCGCTTGTAAATCCAAACGTGCAGTTAAACGACTTATCGAATGGTCTTAGTTTATTGCTAAATGAGCCGGAACCAACCATGTACATCTGTCCTGAAGCTACTTTGCTAAGCTTAGAAAACAACGGAACACTTATGCAGGAAATGCTGTTACAGTCAACAAAAATGCAAACAGCAATGTGTTTATTTGATATTATTGGCGGCGACGATCCTGACCCAATTTTGTATACACAGGATATTGCCAACTTTAGAATGAACACAGGTTCTGTTGGATTAAACTACGGAATGGCGTATTATCCATTTATTGGAACTACGATCATGCAAAATTCGGATATCGATTATACGAACCTGTTTGGCGGAGACATCAAACAATTAGAACCAATCATTAATCCGCCAAGTGCACCAAATGCAGCTGTTGCCTCGATACTTGCCAGTATTCAAAATCCTGACAGTACTTTGACCGTAACGCAAAATAACAACGCTTTAATGATTGCAAGTCCAATTTACGGGCTCATTTTAAAACATATATTGAGCGACGCTAATATTTTGCCTCCAAGCGGTGCAATGGCGGGAGTTATTACCACTGTCGATAACGCTGTAGGACCTTGGCAAGCGCCGGCAAATACCTCTATTGTTGGAGCAGGTTCATTGCCAATTAGTATTTCTGAAAGCCAGCAGGCTAATTTAAATGTCGATGCCGTTTCGGGTAAATCCATAAACGCAATTCGATTATTTAACGGACTTGGAATTTTAATCTGGGGATCAAGAACTCTGGACGGAAACAGTCAGGACTGGAGATATATTCCGGTAAGAAGAACCATGATTTTTCTGGAACAATCTTGTAAACTGGCAGCTCAGGCTTATGTTTTTCAACCAAATGACAAAAATACGTGGGAAGCCGTAATTGCCATGATCAGCAGTTTTCTTACTTCGATCTGGAAACAAGGCGGTTTACAGGGAGCAAGTGCTTCAGACGCTTTTTCTGTAGCCTGCGGATTGGGTTCGACCATGACGGGAGACGATATTTTGAATGGTTTTATGAATGTTACCGTAAAAGTAGCCGTTGTACATCCTGCCGAATTTATCGTACTGACATTTCAACAGCAAATGGCAACTTCTAGTTAG
- a CDS encoding phage tail protein gives MPPPDDGSAQGATWPMPKFRFEVDLGTELTKVAFQEVTGMDVENQIIEYRKSNSPLFSVEKMPGITKYGNITMKRGIFVNDNTFWDWHQQVVMNTIKRRTVIIKLLDEKGGVTMQWTLNNAWPTKITSTDLKSDGNEVAVDTIEIAHEQLIIKNGGK, from the coding sequence ATGCCACCACCAGATGACGGAAGCGCACAAGGCGCAACATGGCCGATGCCAAAGTTTAGGTTCGAAGTAGACCTTGGAACAGAATTGACAAAAGTAGCTTTTCAGGAAGTTACAGGAATGGATGTCGAAAATCAAATTATAGAATATCGTAAAAGTAACAGCCCGCTTTTTTCTGTAGAAAAAATGCCCGGTATTACCAAATACGGAAATATTACTATGAAACGAGGGATTTTTGTAAATGATAATACTTTTTGGGACTGGCATCAGCAAGTCGTAATGAATACGATTAAAAGAAGAACAGTTATTATCAAATTATTAGACGAAAAAGGCGGCGTTACCATGCAATGGACACTTAATAATGCATGGCCAACTAAAATTACCAGTACCGATTTAAAATCAGATGGAAATGAAGTTGCGGTCGATACCATAGAAATTGCACACGAACAACTCATCATAAAAAATGGTGGCAAATAG
- a CDS encoding phage tail protein — protein sequence MVANSDYPVSFYFTLSFAGVDAAFKEVSGISKELSIEEIVCGGENRFKYRLPTVSNSQNLVLKRAIVPVGSLLINWCSSCIDQGLSNAIQPHNVILKLLNANGIVCMQWTFNNAYPVKYAVSDLNSQESNIAIETIELAYTYFDISSKTDFDKLFI from the coding sequence ATGGTGGCAAATAGTGATTATCCGGTTAGCTTTTATTTTACACTTTCGTTTGCAGGTGTAGATGCGGCTTTCAAAGAGGTATCTGGAATTTCTAAAGAATTAAGTATAGAAGAAATTGTTTGTGGAGGCGAAAACAGGTTTAAATACCGCCTCCCAACTGTTTCTAACAGCCAGAACTTAGTACTAAAAAGAGCCATTGTACCCGTTGGATCGTTGTTGATAAACTGGTGTTCGAGTTGTATCGATCAGGGATTATCAAACGCAATTCAGCCGCATAATGTCATACTAAAACTGCTTAACGCAAATGGTATTGTATGTATGCAATGGACTTTTAATAATGCTTATCCGGTAAAATATGCCGTTTCTGACTTAAACTCTCAGGAAAGCAATATTGCAATTGAAACGATTGAACTTGCTTACACGTATTTTGATATTTCGTCAAAAACAGATTTTGATAAACTTTTTATTTAA
- a CDS encoding DUF5908 family protein has product MPIEIRELIIKTEIVTTNTKNSSVVKEKELSLLRKQVLEECKRLIAEKNQINSYKR; this is encoded by the coding sequence ATGCCAATAGAAATACGAGAATTAATTATTAAAACAGAAATCGTAACAACAAATACGAAGAATTCTTCTGTGGTGAAAGAAAAAGAATTATCGCTTTTAAGAAAACAGGTTCTGGAAGAATGCAAAAGATTAATCGCCGAAAAAAATCAAATAAATAGCTATAAACGTTAG